A portion of the Bactrocera neohumeralis isolate Rockhampton chromosome 2, APGP_CSIRO_Bneo_wtdbg2-racon-allhic-juicebox.fasta_v2, whole genome shotgun sequence genome contains these proteins:
- the LOC126751815 gene encoding polyribonucleotide nucleotidyltransferase 1, mitochondrial, producing the protein MHSDSFTAAVFFARMLVFPQRCLKLLKLQLRYGTPGGVRYIQSGSSDCPSVEVKFSNGRNMTISSGKFARFANGTAVCQMGDTAVMVTAVAKPKQAPGASFMPLVVDYRLKSAASGRIPMNFMRRELGPSEKEILSARLIDRSLRPLFPGDFRTETQLVCNMLSMDAIYSPDVLAINSASVALSLSDIPWNGPIGAVRVGLCDGEVIINPTRRELQTSQLDLVVSATKQNLVVMLEGKGNIVLMQDLLKAIKQGTREAQLIINDIERLQKAYGRKKRAVEAAPVVDNEISEAVKSMSEMRLREIFQDATHDKISRDNAVNEVRTNVIDKVWSSYPDTEPALIGEEFNKACKSIFRNLIFEENKRCDGRDYDSLRNISCQVDLYKPLHGSALFQRGQTQVFCTVALDSHESAMKLDAAAALDSGLKAKNFMLHYEFPPYATGEVGRIGPIGRRELGHGSLAERGLVPTLPHDYPFTVRLTSEVLESNGSSSMASVCGGSMALMDAGVPVTAPAAGVAIGLVTKYENNDTKHMSDYRILTDILGIEDYMGDMDMKVAGTRKGFTAIQADLKIPGIPLKVVMEALQKATDAKGRILDIMGEVIREHRKYPKECWPVTERITIEPHQRGQLIGPGGINLKRIYLETGATLTAEDETSYSIFAPSQAAMDEAKEHIDALLVKERIPDLEFGGIYAAKITEIRDTGVMVILYPSMPPALLHNSQLDQRKIAHPSALGLEVGQEIQVKYFGRDPVSGFMRLSRKVLQGAASSIPRSHNKATEET; encoded by the exons atgcactcaGATTCTTTTACTGCCGCGGTTTTTTTTGCAAGGATGCTGGTATTTCCTCAAAGATGTCTGAAACTTCTAAAACTACAATTGCGATATGGGACTCCAGGTGGTGTACGTTACATACAAAGTGGATCCAGTGACTGCCCTTCGGTggaagtaaaattttcaaatgg ACGTAACATGACTATAAGTTCGGGAAAATTTGCGCGTTTTGCCAATGGTACCGCTGTTTGTCAAATGGGCGATACTGCCGTTATGGTAACTGCGGTAGCAAAACCAAAACAAGCGCCCGGTGCAAGTTTCATGCCGCTCGTTGTGGATTATCGGTTAAAAAGTGCTGCATCTGGACGCATACCAATGAATTTTATGCGCCGTGAATTGGGTCCATCAGAGAAGGAGATACTCTCTGCACGTCTCATAGATCGCTCCTTGCGCCCACTTTTCCCTGGAGATTTTCGTACTGAAACGCAACTTGTCTGCAATATGCTGTCAATGGATGCGATATATTCACCTGATGTCTTAGCCATCAATTCCGCTTCAGTTGCCTTAAGTCTCAGTGACATACCTTGGAATGGACCAATCGGTGCAGTACG TGTGGGACTCTGTGATGGTGAAGTTATAATCAATCCCACAAGGCGTGAACTGCAAACATCCCAACTGGATTTGGTGGTGTCCGCAACGAAACAAAATCTCGTCGTGATGCTTGAAGGCAAAGGCAACATTGTGTTAATGCAAGATTTGCTCAAAGCCATAAAGCAAGGCACCAGAGAGGCGCAACTCATCATCAACGATATTGAACGTTTGCAGAAAGCATACGGTAGAAAAAAGCGTGCCGTTGAAGCAGCACCTGTAGTGGACAATGAAATATCTGAGGCTGTGAAAAGCATGAGTGAAATGCGACTGCGTGAGATCTTCCAGGACGCAACACACGACAAAATATCTCGTGATAATGCGGTGAATGAAGTGCGCACAAACGTAATAGACAAGGTGTGGTCTTCTTACCCAGACACCGAACCAGCACTAATAGGCGAAGAATTCAATAAAGCCTGTAAAAGCATTTTCCGAAATCTGATATTTGAGGAGAACAAACGCTGTGATGGACGCGACTACGATAGTCTGAGAAATATTAGTTGCCAG GTGGATCTTTACAAGCCGCTACATGGTTCGGCACTGTTCCAACGTGGACAGACACAAGTGTTTTGCACTGTTGCCTTAGACTCGCACGAAAGCGCCATGAAGTTAGATGCTGCGGCAGCATTGGACAG CGGCTTGAAGGCCAAAAACTTCATGTTGCACTATGAGTTTCCGCCTTATGCTACCGGTGAAGTGGGGCGCATCGGTCCTATCGGACGTCGTGAGCTCGGTCATGGCTCACTGGCGGAGCGCGGACTTGTGCCCACGTTGCCGCACGATTATCCATTCACCGTACGTCTCACCTCTGAAGTGTTGGAGTCGAACGGCTCCAGCTCCATGGCATCGGTTTGCGGCGGTTCCATGGCACTAATGGATGCTGGTGTGCCGGTCACCGCACCAGCTGCCGGCGTTGCCATTGGCTTGGTAACGAAATACGAGAATAACGACACTAAACACATGTCGGATTATCGCATTTTAACGGACATTTTGGGCATTGAAGACTACATGGGCGACATGGATATGAAGGTGGCGGGCACGCGCAAAGGCTTTACCGCTATACAGGCGGATTTGAAAATACCCGGCATACCACTGAAAGTTGTAATGGAGGCATTGCAAAAAGCGACTGACGCCAAAGGGCGTATACTCGATATTATGGGCGAAGTGATAAGGGAGCATCG CAAGTACCCGAAGGAGTGTTGGCCTGTGACTGAACGCATAACCATCGAACCACACCAGCGCGGTCAACTGATTGGACCCGGTGGCATCAACCTTAAACGCATCTACCTCGAAACGGGCGCAACACTCACAGCAGAGGATGAGACCAGCTACAGCATTTTCGCGCCCTCACAAGCGGCCATGGACGAGGCAAAGGAGCACATTGATGCGCTGCTAGTCAAAGAACGCATACCGGACTTGGAATTCGGCGGCATCTATGCGGCAAAAATCACAGAAATACGCGACACTGGCGTCATGGTGATATTATACCCCAGCATGCCGCCAGCGCTGCTGCACAACTCACAGCTGGACCAAAGAAAG ATTGCACATCCC